The following coding sequences are from one Electrophorus electricus isolate fEleEle1 chromosome 22, fEleEle1.pri, whole genome shotgun sequence window:
- the pa2g4b gene encoding proliferation-associated protein 2G4b isoform X2 has product MSGDDDQQEQTIADDLVVTKYKMGADIANQALRAVAEAAKPGVSVLDLCDKGDAFIAAETSKVFKKEKEIKKGIAFPTCVSVNNCVCHFSPLKSDPDYTLQDGDLVKIDLGVHVDGFISNVAHSLVVGATKDTPVTGRTADVIKAAHLCAEAALRLVKPGNQNTQVTEAWDKIAQSFKCMAIEGMLSHQLKQHVIDGEKTIIQNPTDQQRKDHEKAEFDVHEVYAVDVLISTGEGKAKDSGQRTTVYKRDPSKQYGLKMKTSRIFFSEVERRFDAMPFTLRAFEDESKARMGVVECAKHELLQPFNVLHEKEGPSQAFTAAC; this is encoded by the exons atgtcaggaGACGACGATCAGCAGGAGCAGACTATTGCTGACGACTTGGTCGTCACCAAATATAAAATGGGTGCTGATATAGCAAATC AGGCTTTGCGGGCAGTGGCGGAGGCAGCGAAGCCCGGCGTTTCCGTGCTTGACTTGTGCGATAAAGGGGACGCCTTCATTGCCGCCGAGACCAGCAAAGTGTTCAAAAAGgagaaggaaataaagaaag GGATCGCCTTCCCCACATGCGTGTCCGTCAACaactgtgtgtgtcacttctcaCCTCTGAAGAGTGACCCTGACTATACGCTACAAGACGGCGACTTAGTTAAAAT TGATCTTGGAGTTCATGTGGATGGCTTCATCTCCAATGTAGCACACAGTCTTGTGGTTGGTGCTACCAAG GACACTCCAGTAACTGGGAGGACAGCCGATGTGATCAAAGCAGCTCATCTCTGTGCTGAAGCAGCTCTGAGGCTGGTTAAGCCTGGGAatcag AACACGCAGGTCACAGAAGCTTGGGACAAGATTGCTCAGTCCTTCAAATGCATGGCCATCGAAG gtATGCTGTCCCATCAGCTGAAGCAGCATGTCATTGACGGAGAGAAGACCATTATCCAGAACCCCACGGACCAGCAGAG GAAGGACCACGAGAAGGCTGAGTTTGACGTGCACGAGGTGTATGCTGTGGATGTGCTGATCAGCACAGGCGAGGGAAAA GCTAAAGACTCAGGCCAGAGGACCACTGTCTACAAGCGAGACCCGAGCAAGCAGTATGGGCTAAAGATGAAAACTTCAAGAATATTTTTTAGTGAGGTAGAGAGACGCTTTGATGCCATGCCCTTCACCCTCAG GGCATTTGAGGATGAGAGCAAGGCTCGTATGGGCGTAGTTGAGTGTGCCAAGCACGAGCTGCTGCAGCCCTTCAACGTGCTGCACGAGAAGGAAG GGCCAAGTCAGGCTTTCACAGCCGCATGCTGA
- the erbb3b gene encoding receptor tyrosine-protein kinase erbB-3b isoform X2, with protein MRPQVLALRAMCLLGFLRPATFQTQEVCLGTKNGLSFTDSYAQHYSNLKERYTGCEIILGNLEINLMEHDFDFSFLGSIREVTGYVLITTNQFSRLPLEQLRVIRGSTLYEKAWALSVFLNFEGQYGLVNLGLTHLTEILKGGVQIINNKYLTYAPWINWQDIMRDGGARIEIFDNGQKGPCHSDCKDYCWGPTKEECQTLTKTVCAPQCHGRCFGTSPQDCCDIECAGGCTGPLNTDCFACQHVNHSGACVSHCPQPLIYNRQTFQLEPNPDAMYQYGSVCMHKCPDHFVVDGSACVSSCPPDKMEVESNGIKQCELCNGLCPKVCEGTDPDKPHRQTVDSSNIDSFINCTEIQGSLHFLITGIKGDFYNKIPPLDPQKLKVFSTVREITGILNIQSWPAELSNLSIFSNLTTIRGRSLQPPFSLLVMKVDTLTSLGLRSLREISDGSVYISNNTNLCYHHTVDWTQVFTSARRQRRRNNDIKYNKPQSECEAEGCVCDPLCSNAGCWGPGPEQCLSCRNHSRHGTCVAQCNIHTGEPREFAKFDGECGACHTECLPQQGRATCRGEGADECVACSNLMDGPHCVSACPNGLNGERGQAIFKYPNATGHCKPCHPNCTRGCNGPTLRDCVDSDRAEHSPAVAVIVFGVLAGLIVCLAVVVLSLLYHRGLAIRRKRALRRYLESGESIEPLDPGEKGTKVHARVLRASELRKSKPLGSGVFGTVHKGVWIPEGDSVKIPVAIKTIQDRSGRQTFTEITDHMLAMGSLDHPYIVRLLGMCPGPSLQLVTQLSTQGSLLQHLRQNAHSLDPQRLLNWCVQIAKGMFYLEEHRMVHRNLAARNVLLKSDYIVQISDFGVADLLYPDDKKYVYCEHKNPIKWMALESILFRRYSHQSDVWSYGVTVWEMMSNGAEPYAAMHPHDVPGLLEKGERLAQPQICTIDVYMVMVKCWMIDENIRPTFKELANEFTRMARDPPRYLVVKNERNRAVPDESLPRELKLAEVHLESDDEEVLDDGLATPPLHLSPSRSHSRLRIGSYRSSSGHSVPVGYLPMTPSPGDHSRQLWAQRKRLGSTRTASESSEGRSTMADLEMSDITSQTGSLRRGRSRIDSAYISNCTSVGSVPFSPGTEASEEDPDGYVLPQSIHSSERDALVLEPGSGVRMLKAGSGNSLPRSRPPQNTWNHLSPLVPIANPSQEYELMNTQLTMLPCPPRDSTDVPASLLRQSSCTDPLTCGTSLSPEEVSGSADTQKRVECNDAHNEDTAAHEDRPVPVARDGQREPSEGTSEDCADIAEALPQQVVVEYEYMDIRTEPKPEQPQSGSEVRTGSSGEKDKKSNSKCEANRQPNEDAIYQNTCELPALNGNANKRTGREPAVNGHLDEYEDMGACGRAHMCGDQVVYQNMPTKGRIASGEELHGAKLRAFRGVCAGMDDKGNTSFDNPDYWHSRLFHKSDAVCT; from the exons TTTGCCTGGGAACCAAGAATGGGCTCAGTTTTACAGACAGCTACGCCCAGCACTACAGTAACCTGAAGGAGCGCTACACTGGCTGTGAGATCATCTTGGGCAACCTGGAAATCAACCTTATGGAGCATGACTTTGATTTCTCTTTCCTAGGA AGTATCCGGGAGGTGACAGGCTACGTCCTCATTACCACAAACCAGTTCAGCCGGCTGCCTCTGGAGCAGCTGCGGGTGATCCGCGGCAGCACCCTCTACGAAAAGGCCTGGGccctgtctgtcttcctcaacTTCGAGGGCCAGTATGGCCTGGTCAACCTGGGTCTCACACACCTAACAG AGATCCTAAAAGGGGGTGTGCagattattaataataagtaCCTAACTTACGCGCCCTGGATCAACTGGCAGGACATTATGAGAGACGGCGGCGCCCGTATTGAGATCTTCGATAATGGCCAAAAag GGCCGTGCCATTCAGACTGCAAAGACTACTGCTGGGGTCCAACCAAAGAGGAGTGTCAGACCT TGACGAAAACGGTGTGTGCGCCACAGTGCCACGGACGGTGTTTCGGGACTAGTCCGCAGGACTGTTGCGACATCGAGTGTGCAGGAGGCTGTACAGGCCCTCTGAATACCGACTGCTTT GCGTGCCAACACGTGAACCATTCAGGggcgtgtgtgtctcactgcccCCAGCCGCTCATCTACAACAGGCAGACGTTCCAGCTGGAGCCCAACCCAGACGCGATGTACCAGTACGGCTCAGTCTGTATGCACAAGTGCCCCG ATCATTTTGTGGTGGATGGCAGCGCATGCGTGAGTAGCTGCCCTCCTGATAAAATGGAGGTCGAAAGTAATGGAATAAAGCAATGTGAGCTTTGCAATGGCCTCTGCCCAAAAG tgtgtgaggggacagATCCTGACAAGCCCCACAGACAGACTGTAGACTCCAGTAACATTGACAGTTTCATTAACTGCACTGAGATCCAGGGTAGTCTACATTTTCTCATCACGGGCATTAAGGG GGATTTCTATAATAAAATACCACCACTGGATCCCCAGAAGCTCAAAGTCTTCAGTACTGTAAGAGAAATAACAG GAATTTTAAATATCCAGTCTTGGCCAGCGGAGCTCAGTAATCTGTCTATTTTCTCCAACCTCACCACTATACGTGGAAGGTCCCTCCAAcc GCCCTTCTCTCTGCTGGTAATGAAAGTGGACACCCTTACATCTCTCGGCTTGCGGTCTCTGCGAGAGATCAGTGATGGTAGTGTGTACATCAGCAATAACACTAACCTGTGTTACCATCACACTGTGGACTGGACACAGGTCTTCACAAGTGCCCGCCGCCAGCGCAGGCGAAACAATGACATCAAGTACAACAAACCCCAGAGCGAGTGTG aggcagagggttgtgtgtgtgatccacTCTGCTCTAATGCAGGCTGCTGGGGCCCTGGACCAGAGCAGTGTCTGTCTTGCAGGAATCACAGTCGCCATGGCACCTGCGTGGCTCAGTGTAACATCCACACTGG AGAGCCGCGGGAGTTTGCAAAGTTTGATGGGGAATGTGGTGCTTGTCACACTGAGTGTCTACCACAGCAAGGGAGAGCAACGTGCAGGGGAGAG gGCGCAGACGAGTGTGTGGCATGTTCTAACCTTATGGATGGCCCTCACTGTGTGTCCGCCTGTCCTAATGGCTTAAATGGGGAGAGAGGGCAAGCCATCTTTAAATACCCCAATGCCACAGGGCATTGTAAGCCCTGCCACCCCAACTGTACAAGGGg ATGTAATGGCCCAACTCTGAGAGATTGTGTAGACTCTGACAGAGCTGAGCACAG TCCTGCTGTTGCAGTGATAGTGTTTGGAGTGCTTGCCGGCCTCATCGTGTGTCTGGCGGTGGTGGTCCTCTCACTGCTGTACCACAGAGGCCTAGCCATCCGCCGCAAGAGAGCCCTCAGGAGATATCTGGAGAGCGGTGAG AGCATAGAGCCACTGGATCCAGGCGAAAAGGGCACAAAGGTTCACGCTCGCGTCCTGAGAGCTTCTGAACTGCGAAAGAGCAAACCCCTGGGCTCCGGAGTCTTTGGCACTGTACACAAG GGTGTCTGGATTCCTGAAGGGGACTCTGTGAAGATACCTGTTGCTATAAAGACCATACAAGACCGCAGTGGACGCCAGACCTTTACTGAAATCACAGAC CACATGCTGGCCATGGGCAGCCTGGATCACCCGTATATAGTTCGTCTTCTGGGCATGTGTCCCGGGCCCAGCCTACAGCTGGTCACTCAGCTGAGCACACAGGGCTCCCTCCTGCAGCACCTCCGCCAGAACGCCCACAGCCTGGATCCACAGCGGCTCCTCAACTGGTGCGTGCAGATAGCCAAG GGGATGTTCTATCTGGAAGAGCACCGCATGGTCCATAGGAACCTCGCCGCTCGCAACGTTCTGCTGAAGAGTGACTACATTGTGCAGATCTCAGACTTTGGGGTTGCAGACCTGCTCTATCCTGATGATAAGAAGTATGTCTACTGTGAACACAAG AATCCAATAAAATGGATGGCATTAGAGAGCATCCTGTTCAGGAGATACAGTCACCAGAGTGATGTCTGGAGTTACG GTGTGACCGTGTGGGAGATGATGTCGAATGGGGCAGAGCCTTACGCAGCCATGCATCCCCACGATGTGCCTGGTCTGttggagaagggagagaggctGGCCCAGCCTCAGATCTGCACAATCGACGTCTATATGGTCATGGTTAAGT GCTGGATGATTGATGAGAACATTAGGCCAACCTTCAAAGAGTTGGCTAATGAGTTCACAAGAATGGCAAGGGATCCACCCCGTTACCTCGTTGTGAAA AATGAACGAAATAGAGCGGTGCCAGATGAAAGCCTTCCACGAGAACTCAAGCTGGCAGAGGTACACCTAGAGAGTGATGATGAGGAGGTATTGGATGATGGGCTTgccactcctccactccacctATCACCATCAAGGAGTCACTCCCGCCTGCGAATCGGCTCCTATAGG AGTAGTTCAGGTCATTCTGTACCAGTGGGGTATCTGCCCATGACCCCAAGTCCTGGGGATCACTCCAGACAG CTGTGGGCCCAAAGGAAACGTCTGGGATCGACCAGGACTGCCTCTGAAAGCTCAGAGGGAAGGAGCACCATGGCTGACTTGGAGATGAGCGACATCACCTCTCAGACAGGAAGCTTGCGCAGGGGTCGCAGTCGAATTGACAGCGCATACATATCCAACTGCACGTCTGTGGGATCTGTCCCCTTCTCACCTGGCACGGAAGCATCTGAAGAGGACCCTGATGGATATGTCCTGCCCCAGAGCATCCACAGCTCGGAAAGAG atGCCCTGGTTTTGGAACCTGGCTCTGGAGTCAGAATGCTGAAGGCTGGTTCTGGAAATAGCCTTCCACGAAGCAGACCACCGCAAAACACCTGGAATCATCTGTCCCCCTTAGTCCCCATTGCAAACCCCTCACAAGAATATGAACTGATGAACACACAGCTCACCATGCTCCCCTGCCCAcccagagacagcactgatgtACCCGCCTCACTGTTGAGGCAATCCTCCTGCACTGATCCTCTGACCTGCGGTACCAGCCTTTCACCAGAGGAAGTCTCTGGGTCTGCTGATACCCAAAAGAGGGTCGAGTGCAACGACGCTCACAATGAAGATACTGCAGCCCACGAGGATAGACCTGTGCCAGTAGCCAGAGACGGGCAAAGAGAGCCTTCTGAAGGCACGTCTGAAGACTGTGCAGATATAGCGGAGGCTCTGCCCCAGCAAGTCGTGGTAGAGTATGAATACATGGACATCAGGACAGAGCCAAAGCCAGAGCAGCCCCAGAGCGGCTCTGAGGTGAGGACGGGAAGCTCTGGTGAGAAGGACAAAAAATCGAACAGCAAGTGTGAGGCGAACAGACAGCCAAATGAAGACGCCATTTACCAGAACACTTGCGAGCTACCTGCACTGAATGGCAATGCAAACAAAAGGACAGGCAGGGAGCCAGCTGTTAATGGTCACCTGGATGAGTACGAGGACATGGGTGCTTGCGGGAGAGCTCACATGTGCGGTGATCAGGTGGTGTATCAGAACATGCCGACAAAGGGGAGGATTGCATCAGGAGAGGAGCTACATGGAGCAAAACTGAGGGCCTtccgaggtgtgtgtgcagggatgGATGACAAAGGGAACACTTCATTTGACAACCCTGACTACTGGCACAGCAGACTGTTTCACAAATCAGACGCTGTTTGTACATAA
- the erbb3b gene encoding receptor tyrosine-protein kinase erbB-3b isoform X1: MRPQVLALRAMCLLGFLRPATFQTQEVCLGTKNGLSFTDSYAQHYSNLKERYTGCEIILGNLEINLMEHDFDFSFLGSIREVTGYVLITTNQFSRLPLEQLRVIRGSTLYEKAWALSVFLNFEGQYGLVNLGLTHLTEILKGGVQIINNKYLTYAPWINWQDIMRDGGARIEIFDNGQKGPCHSDCKDYCWGPTKEECQTLTKTVCAPQCHGRCFGTSPQDCCDIECAGGCTGPLNTDCFACQHVNHSGACVSHCPQPLIYNRQTFQLEPNPDAMYQYGSVCMHKCPDHFVVDGSACVSSCPPDKMEVESNGIKQCELCNGLCPKVCEGTDPDKPHRQTVDSSNIDSFINCTEIQGSLHFLITGIKGDFYNKIPPLDPQKLKVFSTVREITGILNIQSWPAELSNLSIFSNLTTIRGRSLQPPFSLLVMKVDTLTSLGLRSLREISDGSVYISNNTNLCYHHTVDWTQVFTSARRQRRRNNDIKYNKPQSECEAEGCVCDPLCSNAGCWGPGPEQCLSCRNHSRHGTCVAQCNIHTGEPREFAKFDGECGACHTECLPQQGRATCRGEGADECVACSNLMDGPHCVSACPNGLNGERGQAIFKYPNATGHCKPCHPNCTRGCNGPTLRDCVDSDRAEHSPAVAVIVFGVLAGLIVCLAVVVLSLLYHRGLAIRRKRALRRYLESGESIEPLDPGEKGTKVHARVLRASELRKSKPLGSGVFGTVHKGVWIPEGDSVKIPVAIKTIQDRSGRQTFTEITDHMLAMGSLDHPYIVRLLGMCPGPSLQLVTQLSTQGSLLQHLRQNAHSLDPQRLLNWCVQIAKGMFYLEEHRMVHRNLAARNVLLKSDYIVQISDFGVADLLYPDDKKYVYCEHKNPIKWMALESILFRRYSHQSDVWSYGVTVWEMMSNGAEPYAAMHPHDVPGLLEKGERLAQPQICTIDVYMVMVKCWMIDENIRPTFKELANEFTRMARDPPRYLVVKNERNRAVPDESLPRELKLAEVHLESDDEEVLDDGLATPPLHLSPSRSHSRLRIGSYRQSSSGHSVPVGYLPMTPSPGDHSRQLWAQRKRLGSTRTASESSEGRSTMADLEMSDITSQTGSLRRGRSRIDSAYISNCTSVGSVPFSPGTEASEEDPDGYVLPQSIHSSERDALVLEPGSGVRMLKAGSGNSLPRSRPPQNTWNHLSPLVPIANPSQEYELMNTQLTMLPCPPRDSTDVPASLLRQSSCTDPLTCGTSLSPEEVSGSADTQKRVECNDAHNEDTAAHEDRPVPVARDGQREPSEGTSEDCADIAEALPQQVVVEYEYMDIRTEPKPEQPQSGSEVRTGSSGEKDKKSNSKCEANRQPNEDAIYQNTCELPALNGNANKRTGREPAVNGHLDEYEDMGACGRAHMCGDQVVYQNMPTKGRIASGEELHGAKLRAFRGVCAGMDDKGNTSFDNPDYWHSRLFHKSDAVCT, encoded by the exons TTTGCCTGGGAACCAAGAATGGGCTCAGTTTTACAGACAGCTACGCCCAGCACTACAGTAACCTGAAGGAGCGCTACACTGGCTGTGAGATCATCTTGGGCAACCTGGAAATCAACCTTATGGAGCATGACTTTGATTTCTCTTTCCTAGGA AGTATCCGGGAGGTGACAGGCTACGTCCTCATTACCACAAACCAGTTCAGCCGGCTGCCTCTGGAGCAGCTGCGGGTGATCCGCGGCAGCACCCTCTACGAAAAGGCCTGGGccctgtctgtcttcctcaacTTCGAGGGCCAGTATGGCCTGGTCAACCTGGGTCTCACACACCTAACAG AGATCCTAAAAGGGGGTGTGCagattattaataataagtaCCTAACTTACGCGCCCTGGATCAACTGGCAGGACATTATGAGAGACGGCGGCGCCCGTATTGAGATCTTCGATAATGGCCAAAAag GGCCGTGCCATTCAGACTGCAAAGACTACTGCTGGGGTCCAACCAAAGAGGAGTGTCAGACCT TGACGAAAACGGTGTGTGCGCCACAGTGCCACGGACGGTGTTTCGGGACTAGTCCGCAGGACTGTTGCGACATCGAGTGTGCAGGAGGCTGTACAGGCCCTCTGAATACCGACTGCTTT GCGTGCCAACACGTGAACCATTCAGGggcgtgtgtgtctcactgcccCCAGCCGCTCATCTACAACAGGCAGACGTTCCAGCTGGAGCCCAACCCAGACGCGATGTACCAGTACGGCTCAGTCTGTATGCACAAGTGCCCCG ATCATTTTGTGGTGGATGGCAGCGCATGCGTGAGTAGCTGCCCTCCTGATAAAATGGAGGTCGAAAGTAATGGAATAAAGCAATGTGAGCTTTGCAATGGCCTCTGCCCAAAAG tgtgtgaggggacagATCCTGACAAGCCCCACAGACAGACTGTAGACTCCAGTAACATTGACAGTTTCATTAACTGCACTGAGATCCAGGGTAGTCTACATTTTCTCATCACGGGCATTAAGGG GGATTTCTATAATAAAATACCACCACTGGATCCCCAGAAGCTCAAAGTCTTCAGTACTGTAAGAGAAATAACAG GAATTTTAAATATCCAGTCTTGGCCAGCGGAGCTCAGTAATCTGTCTATTTTCTCCAACCTCACCACTATACGTGGAAGGTCCCTCCAAcc GCCCTTCTCTCTGCTGGTAATGAAAGTGGACACCCTTACATCTCTCGGCTTGCGGTCTCTGCGAGAGATCAGTGATGGTAGTGTGTACATCAGCAATAACACTAACCTGTGTTACCATCACACTGTGGACTGGACACAGGTCTTCACAAGTGCCCGCCGCCAGCGCAGGCGAAACAATGACATCAAGTACAACAAACCCCAGAGCGAGTGTG aggcagagggttgtgtgtgtgatccacTCTGCTCTAATGCAGGCTGCTGGGGCCCTGGACCAGAGCAGTGTCTGTCTTGCAGGAATCACAGTCGCCATGGCACCTGCGTGGCTCAGTGTAACATCCACACTGG AGAGCCGCGGGAGTTTGCAAAGTTTGATGGGGAATGTGGTGCTTGTCACACTGAGTGTCTACCACAGCAAGGGAGAGCAACGTGCAGGGGAGAG gGCGCAGACGAGTGTGTGGCATGTTCTAACCTTATGGATGGCCCTCACTGTGTGTCCGCCTGTCCTAATGGCTTAAATGGGGAGAGAGGGCAAGCCATCTTTAAATACCCCAATGCCACAGGGCATTGTAAGCCCTGCCACCCCAACTGTACAAGGGg ATGTAATGGCCCAACTCTGAGAGATTGTGTAGACTCTGACAGAGCTGAGCACAG TCCTGCTGTTGCAGTGATAGTGTTTGGAGTGCTTGCCGGCCTCATCGTGTGTCTGGCGGTGGTGGTCCTCTCACTGCTGTACCACAGAGGCCTAGCCATCCGCCGCAAGAGAGCCCTCAGGAGATATCTGGAGAGCGGTGAG AGCATAGAGCCACTGGATCCAGGCGAAAAGGGCACAAAGGTTCACGCTCGCGTCCTGAGAGCTTCTGAACTGCGAAAGAGCAAACCCCTGGGCTCCGGAGTCTTTGGCACTGTACACAAG GGTGTCTGGATTCCTGAAGGGGACTCTGTGAAGATACCTGTTGCTATAAAGACCATACAAGACCGCAGTGGACGCCAGACCTTTACTGAAATCACAGAC CACATGCTGGCCATGGGCAGCCTGGATCACCCGTATATAGTTCGTCTTCTGGGCATGTGTCCCGGGCCCAGCCTACAGCTGGTCACTCAGCTGAGCACACAGGGCTCCCTCCTGCAGCACCTCCGCCAGAACGCCCACAGCCTGGATCCACAGCGGCTCCTCAACTGGTGCGTGCAGATAGCCAAG GGGATGTTCTATCTGGAAGAGCACCGCATGGTCCATAGGAACCTCGCCGCTCGCAACGTTCTGCTGAAGAGTGACTACATTGTGCAGATCTCAGACTTTGGGGTTGCAGACCTGCTCTATCCTGATGATAAGAAGTATGTCTACTGTGAACACAAG AATCCAATAAAATGGATGGCATTAGAGAGCATCCTGTTCAGGAGATACAGTCACCAGAGTGATGTCTGGAGTTACG GTGTGACCGTGTGGGAGATGATGTCGAATGGGGCAGAGCCTTACGCAGCCATGCATCCCCACGATGTGCCTGGTCTGttggagaagggagagaggctGGCCCAGCCTCAGATCTGCACAATCGACGTCTATATGGTCATGGTTAAGT GCTGGATGATTGATGAGAACATTAGGCCAACCTTCAAAGAGTTGGCTAATGAGTTCACAAGAATGGCAAGGGATCCACCCCGTTACCTCGTTGTGAAA AATGAACGAAATAGAGCGGTGCCAGATGAAAGCCTTCCACGAGAACTCAAGCTGGCAGAGGTACACCTAGAGAGTGATGATGAGGAGGTATTGGATGATGGGCTTgccactcctccactccacctATCACCATCAAGGAGTCACTCCCGCCTGCGAATCGGCTCCTATAGG CAGAGTAGTTCAGGTCATTCTGTACCAGTGGGGTATCTGCCCATGACCCCAAGTCCTGGGGATCACTCCAGACAG CTGTGGGCCCAAAGGAAACGTCTGGGATCGACCAGGACTGCCTCTGAAAGCTCAGAGGGAAGGAGCACCATGGCTGACTTGGAGATGAGCGACATCACCTCTCAGACAGGAAGCTTGCGCAGGGGTCGCAGTCGAATTGACAGCGCATACATATCCAACTGCACGTCTGTGGGATCTGTCCCCTTCTCACCTGGCACGGAAGCATCTGAAGAGGACCCTGATGGATATGTCCTGCCCCAGAGCATCCACAGCTCGGAAAGAG atGCCCTGGTTTTGGAACCTGGCTCTGGAGTCAGAATGCTGAAGGCTGGTTCTGGAAATAGCCTTCCACGAAGCAGACCACCGCAAAACACCTGGAATCATCTGTCCCCCTTAGTCCCCATTGCAAACCCCTCACAAGAATATGAACTGATGAACACACAGCTCACCATGCTCCCCTGCCCAcccagagacagcactgatgtACCCGCCTCACTGTTGAGGCAATCCTCCTGCACTGATCCTCTGACCTGCGGTACCAGCCTTTCACCAGAGGAAGTCTCTGGGTCTGCTGATACCCAAAAGAGGGTCGAGTGCAACGACGCTCACAATGAAGATACTGCAGCCCACGAGGATAGACCTGTGCCAGTAGCCAGAGACGGGCAAAGAGAGCCTTCTGAAGGCACGTCTGAAGACTGTGCAGATATAGCGGAGGCTCTGCCCCAGCAAGTCGTGGTAGAGTATGAATACATGGACATCAGGACAGAGCCAAAGCCAGAGCAGCCCCAGAGCGGCTCTGAGGTGAGGACGGGAAGCTCTGGTGAGAAGGACAAAAAATCGAACAGCAAGTGTGAGGCGAACAGACAGCCAAATGAAGACGCCATTTACCAGAACACTTGCGAGCTACCTGCACTGAATGGCAATGCAAACAAAAGGACAGGCAGGGAGCCAGCTGTTAATGGTCACCTGGATGAGTACGAGGACATGGGTGCTTGCGGGAGAGCTCACATGTGCGGTGATCAGGTGGTGTATCAGAACATGCCGACAAAGGGGAGGATTGCATCAGGAGAGGAGCTACATGGAGCAAAACTGAGGGCCTtccgaggtgtgtgtgcagggatgGATGACAAAGGGAACACTTCATTTGACAACCCTGACTACTGGCACAGCAGACTGTTTCACAAATCAGACGCTGTTTGTACATAA
- the pa2g4b gene encoding proliferation-associated protein 2G4b isoform X1 — MSGDDDQQEQTIADDLVVTKYKMGADIANQALRAVAEAAKPGVSVLDLCDKGDAFIAAETSKVFKKEKEIKKGIAFPTCVSVNNCVCHFSPLKSDPDYTLQDGDLVKIDLGVHVDGFISNVAHSLVVGATKDTPVTGRTADVIKAAHLCAEAALRLVKPGNQNTQVTEAWDKIAQSFKCMAIEGMLSHQLKQHVIDGEKTIIQNPTDQQRKDHEKAEFDVHEVYAVDVLISTGEGKAKDSGQRTTVYKRDPSKQYGLKMKTSRIFFSEVERRFDAMPFTLRAFEDESKARMGVVECAKHELLQPFNVLHEKEGEYVAQFKFTVLLMANGPLRITGGSFEPDLYKSEYEVQDPELKALLQSSASRKAQKKKKKKATKTVENATGQPMEVENETAK; from the exons atgtcaggaGACGACGATCAGCAGGAGCAGACTATTGCTGACGACTTGGTCGTCACCAAATATAAAATGGGTGCTGATATAGCAAATC AGGCTTTGCGGGCAGTGGCGGAGGCAGCGAAGCCCGGCGTTTCCGTGCTTGACTTGTGCGATAAAGGGGACGCCTTCATTGCCGCCGAGACCAGCAAAGTGTTCAAAAAGgagaaggaaataaagaaag GGATCGCCTTCCCCACATGCGTGTCCGTCAACaactgtgtgtgtcacttctcaCCTCTGAAGAGTGACCCTGACTATACGCTACAAGACGGCGACTTAGTTAAAAT TGATCTTGGAGTTCATGTGGATGGCTTCATCTCCAATGTAGCACACAGTCTTGTGGTTGGTGCTACCAAG GACACTCCAGTAACTGGGAGGACAGCCGATGTGATCAAAGCAGCTCATCTCTGTGCTGAAGCAGCTCTGAGGCTGGTTAAGCCTGGGAatcag AACACGCAGGTCACAGAAGCTTGGGACAAGATTGCTCAGTCCTTCAAATGCATGGCCATCGAAG gtATGCTGTCCCATCAGCTGAAGCAGCATGTCATTGACGGAGAGAAGACCATTATCCAGAACCCCACGGACCAGCAGAG GAAGGACCACGAGAAGGCTGAGTTTGACGTGCACGAGGTGTATGCTGTGGATGTGCTGATCAGCACAGGCGAGGGAAAA GCTAAAGACTCAGGCCAGAGGACCACTGTCTACAAGCGAGACCCGAGCAAGCAGTATGGGCTAAAGATGAAAACTTCAAGAATATTTTTTAGTGAGGTAGAGAGACGCTTTGATGCCATGCCCTTCACCCTCAG GGCATTTGAGGATGAGAGCAAGGCTCGTATGGGCGTAGTTGAGTGTGCCAAGCACGAGCTGCTGCAGCCCTTCAACGTGCTGCACGAGAAGGAAG gcGAGTATGTTGCGCAGTTTAAATTCACCGTGCTGCTCATGGCCAATGGGCCCCTGCGGATCACTGGAGGATCCTTCGAGCCGGACCTCTACAAGTCCGAGTACGAGGTGCAGGACCCCGAGCTGAAG GCCTTGTTGCAAAGCTCTGCCAGCCGGaaagcacaaaagaaaaagaaaaagaag GCAACGAAGACGGTAGAAAATGCAACAGGACAGCCGATGGAGGTGGAGAACGAGACTGCCAAGTAG